The Penicillium psychrofluorescens genome assembly, chromosome: 2 nucleotide sequence TTATGCTTTGTTTCATGGCTGCTGGAATTTGGACTGAAGGAAATGTGATCGTTTTTTTTACGGCTTTTCTAGAGCGGGACACCGAAAACGAAATCAGAACAGCTGTAGTTGAGGATTATGTTGAATTTCCGCTATTACTCAAGCTCGACACGAAGCCGGGGCACCAGAGTGACTGCGGACTATGAATCATTCTTTCGCTCGTGCTCCGAATGGACGGCAATTACGAGTACTGCTAGCATATGACTAACATGTCCTTTTCAGTAATCTAAGGATTCGAAACCACTATCTCCATGCCGTAGATAAGGGCCTTGCAGTCTCGAATGTAAATATGGCCTGTACGGCATACTTGTTATACTCGCTCTCCGCGGCAAAGTAGGCCTTCCCATAGGCCTACTAGGACGCCTTGCTGCTTCTGAAAGCTCTTTAGATATATAACGGACAACTCGCGGTTGAGTGAATGgataagaagaaaagatTGCCGTGTTGCGAGCTGTCTTATCTGGGCCACAGCGGCGCCCTAGTAGCCGACGCTCTGGTTTCTCTTTGCGCTAGGGCCAAGCGTAATGTTCGAGTTCCCCGCAGATTAGAACCCTCCAATGCTCAGTGGCACGGCTTCATCCGAGGTTATTTGCGAATAAATCCGACCCGTCGCCAGAAAGTAACGAGGCGGGTCCAGCTCAGGGCTAGTCTGTTTGTGGTACCGCGTGGCGACGCTGTTGAACTCCGAGAGGGGCTGCGGACCAAAACCCCCTTTTGGCCCCCAGATTTAGTATTTTGAACGCTGTACTTGTCGGCTCAACCCGCTGTCGGATATAGCACCTCGGGGTGTTATCCGCAGACTAGTACTAGGCGCATGGTAAATGCTTCCCCGGACGTCCCACCCAACGGTACAAGGCAACGGTGTAAAAGTGAGCTATAGTTATTCTTCTGCGTCTTCTACCAGAGCTACAGAAAATGGCCACTACCTCTACGGCCGCGGAGATGACCTCAACCGAGAAAACCAGACTGCGGGTGTCGTTGGAAGGCGCTGCGGCGCGGAAAGGTCCATCTATTGGGCAATGGCTTGAGTTTCCCGGCTACTCGCTGGCAAGGACTGTTTCGCAGCTGGGAGAAGATGTAAGCCACCCTAGCGCAAATTGGTGGGAAACACCCTCTTACAGCGCAAGCATATGCAGTGGGTATTAATCGACTGCGAACACGGGAATATCGACGACAACGAGATGTACCTCCAAGTGGGCGCAGTATCTTCCTCAGGGGTATCGCCGATTGTCCGTattcctgcagcagagccgtggatgatgaagagagcTCTTGACTGCGGCGCTCATGCAATCATGGTTCCAATGTGCGAAACCAAGGTAAATAAACAAACAGAGGGTCGTCTTGCCTTTTCTCTGACATTGCTCAGGACCAAGCGGAGGCGATCGTACGAGGCTGCAAATACCCCTCAGCGCAATGGCCGCAAGGTGCTCGTGGGACAGGCGCCATGTTTGCTCCGGCAGCATTTAATCAAAATGGGCGACAATACTTGGCCCGTGCCAATGAGTCCGTCATGGTTATAGTTCAGATCGAGACCCGGCAGGCCGTTGAGAACTgcgaggagattgcgcgCGTCGACGGTGTTGGTACGTGAAACCACGAGGTTCTGCAGCGTGACGGCTAATTCCTCGCCTTCCCTTTTTTGGGGGTGGTTTTTTTCTAACGCTTCTCCAGATATGCTTTTCGTCGGCCCAAATGATCTGGCGTCTTCAATGGGATATTTTGCTTTTGACCATGGCCAGATTGCCGAGGTTCAGCATGCCTCGCAGCGTGTTCTCGATGCCGCGAAAAGCGCCGGGAAGTATGCGGGCCACTTCGCTTTATCGGCAAAGATCGGTACAGTGTCCTTCTCTGGAGATGTGCTTTACTCTTCTAGTGTGACTGATCATCTGTATAGCGTCCGAGAAATATAAGCAAGGGTTTGATTTTGTGAATTGTGGCGCCGATATCGTCGCCGTTACGGCGTGGATGTCGGAGGAAATGACAAAATTGAAGCGGCTGGTTGATGAAACAGCCAATATATAACCGCGCAAGTGCCTTTGAGGCCACAATTGCGGAGGGATGGTGTTCGCTAAAAGATATACATCGTAACCATGCAGCCACAGTTCCTTTGAGAAAAGCCGCGGGTCACAGCTGGCTGCGAAATCAGGAACAAGAAAACCAATGAAATTACTATTATGTTTTGCTTCATCGCCATTGTGATAAAGTGTTCGAGGGAATCGACGAGCTCTACGTGCAATGGTCTGCTAGAGAGTCGTTATTGCACTTGcgccatcatcctcaa carries:
- a CDS encoding uncharacterized protein (ID:PFLUO_002801-T1.cds;~source:funannotate), producing MATTSTAAEMTSTEKTRLRVSLEGAAARKGPSIGQWLEFPGYSLARTVSQLGEDWVLIDCEHGNIDDNEMYLQVGAVSSSGVSPIVRIPAAEPWMMKRALDCGAHAIMVPMCETKDQAEAIVRGCKYPSAQWPQGARGTGAMFAPAAFNQNGRQYLARANESVMVIVQIETRQAVENCEEIARVDGVDMLFVGPNDLASSMGYFAFDHGQIAEVQHASQRVLDAAKSAGKYAGHFALSAKIASEKYKQGFDFVNCGADIVAVTAWMSEEMTKLKRLVDETANI